One segment of Massilia sp. Se16.2.3 DNA contains the following:
- a CDS encoding heavy-metal-associated domain-containing protein, translated as MYELNVLKMNCGGCVRGVTQAVQALDGAARVEVDLASKKVRVATDMDFDAVKSAIINAGYPVIEAAGS; from the coding sequence ATGTATGAACTGAATGTCCTAAAAATGAACTGTGGAGGATGCGTCCGCGGTGTTACACAGGCGGTGCAAGCTCTCGACGGCGCTGCTCGTGTCGAGGTCGACCTCGCAAGTAAGAAAGTACGCGTAGCTACAGATATGGACTTCGATGCCGTCAAGTCGGCAATCATCAATGCTGGTTACCCGGTGATAGAAGCCGCTGGCTCCTAA
- a CDS encoding helix-turn-helix domain-containing protein — MSAPFKFLTARERFARNLREWRSKRGLSQEALAAESGLSRVFLSRVETAAATVSLDNVEKLAHVLGIDIVDLLLP; from the coding sequence ATGAGCGCTCCCTTCAAATTTTTAACCGCCCGAGAGCGGTTTGCCCGCAATTTACGCGAGTGGCGTTCTAAACGCGGTCTCAGCCAAGAGGCACTTGCAGCAGAATCTGGCCTCTCAAGAGTGTTTTTGTCCCGAGTCGAAACCGCTGCCGCTACAGTTTCATTAGATAACGTGGAAAAGCTGGCCCACGTTCTAGGCATCGACATCGTAGATTTGCTGCTGCCATAG
- a CDS encoding efflux RND transporter permease subunit: MIARIIRASIAGRVWVLIAAVLVAVWGVYSLRATSLDALPDLSDTQVIIRAQYPGKAPQLVEDQVTYPLTTALLSVPGAKTVRGYSFFGDSFVYVLFDDDTDLYWARSRVTEYVNQVQNRLPAGVRAELGPDGTGVGWVFEYALVDRSGKNDLSQLRAINDWFLKFELKTVQDVAEVASIGGMVRQYQIVLDPDKLRVFGMSHAQVLEAVQDANEESGGSVIEMAETEYMVRSHGYLRSLEDFRNIVLNASDAGTPVLLRDVASVRLGPEMRRGIAELNGEGEVAGGVVIMRSGKNALDTIEAVKAKLATLQASLPKGVEVVTTYDRSKLISASVANLRDKLIEEFVVVAIVCAVFLFHVRSALVAVVTLPLAVLAAFIVMRYQGVNANIMSLGGIAIAVGAATDAALVLIENAHKHLEAHAHAHPKTSLDARTRWDVIAKSSVEVGPALFFSLLIVTLSFIPVFGLEAQEGKLFAPLAFTKTYSLAAAAALSITLVPVLMGYLIRGRIPSEESNPVNRLLIKGYRPLLEATLKHPWTTLGMALIALLLTAIPISKLGGEFLPPLNEGDLLYMPSALPGLSAAKASELLQQTDRLIKTVPEVATVFGKAGRAESATDPAPMEMFETTVQFKPRDQWRSGMTPEKLVEELDKVVKVPGLSNVWVPPIRNRIDMLSTGIKTPVGVKVSGPDLAQIDKITTAVEAAVKTVPGVTSALAERLSGGRYIDIDIDRLRAARYGMSVADIQTIVSSAIGGENVGEVVDGRQRFPINVRYPQDYRNSVQSLRELPIVTGRGAQIQLGDVASLSVTDGPPMIRSENARLSGWVYVDVRGVDLSTAVRAMQEQVHDKVKLPPGYAVGWSGQFEYMERAAGRLKTVVPLTLLVIFLLLYLAFRSTAEAALLMLTVPFALVGGFWFIWALGHAVSVATAVGFIALAGLAAEFGVVMQVYLRNSLQARLDGGQPLTRELILDAIREGALLRVRPKAMTVAVILAGLLPIMFGDGAGSEVMQRIAAPMVGGMVTAPLLSLFVIPAAWRLLQERAIPGR; this comes from the coding sequence ATGATTGCCCGCATCATACGGGCGTCAATCGCAGGGCGTGTCTGGGTTCTCATTGCGGCCGTGTTGGTAGCGGTCTGGGGCGTCTACTCCTTGCGCGCAACGTCCCTCGACGCCCTTCCCGACCTTTCAGACACTCAGGTCATTATCCGAGCCCAGTATCCCGGCAAGGCGCCGCAGCTAGTCGAAGACCAGGTCACCTATCCATTAACGACGGCTCTCCTCTCGGTGCCGGGAGCGAAGACCGTTCGCGGCTACTCGTTCTTCGGAGACTCATTCGTCTACGTCTTGTTCGATGACGATACTGACCTGTACTGGGCGCGCTCACGTGTTACCGAGTACGTCAACCAGGTGCAGAATCGCTTGCCCGCCGGCGTGCGAGCAGAACTAGGACCTGACGGCACCGGTGTTGGATGGGTGTTTGAGTACGCCTTAGTCGACCGAAGTGGGAAGAACGACCTTAGCCAGCTTCGCGCTATCAACGACTGGTTCCTGAAATTCGAACTCAAGACCGTGCAGGACGTTGCCGAGGTAGCGAGCATTGGTGGGATGGTCCGTCAGTATCAGATTGTGCTCGACCCGGACAAGCTGCGGGTGTTTGGCATGTCGCACGCCCAGGTACTCGAAGCAGTCCAAGATGCAAACGAAGAGTCAGGCGGTTCTGTCATCGAGATGGCCGAAACTGAGTACATGGTGCGCTCCCACGGTTATTTGCGCTCGTTGGAGGACTTCCGAAATATCGTTCTTAATGCGAGCGATGCGGGCACGCCAGTCCTGCTTCGCGACGTGGCCTCGGTCCGCCTGGGACCAGAGATGCGCCGCGGGATAGCGGAGCTGAACGGGGAAGGAGAGGTAGCAGGCGGCGTTGTCATTATGCGCTCGGGGAAAAACGCGCTCGACACCATCGAAGCAGTGAAAGCCAAGCTAGCGACACTTCAAGCGTCCCTTCCGAAAGGTGTCGAAGTCGTGACCACTTACGACCGTTCGAAACTGATTTCAGCGTCGGTTGCGAACTTGCGTGACAAGCTCATCGAAGAGTTCGTGGTCGTCGCTATCGTATGCGCTGTCTTCCTCTTCCACGTTAGGAGTGCGCTCGTCGCTGTCGTGACACTTCCACTCGCAGTACTCGCCGCCTTCATTGTGATGCGATACCAAGGTGTGAATGCAAACATCATGTCCCTCGGCGGCATCGCTATCGCGGTCGGGGCGGCAACCGACGCTGCTCTAGTACTTATCGAGAACGCGCACAAGCACCTGGAGGCGCATGCGCACGCCCATCCGAAAACGAGCCTCGACGCTCGTACCCGCTGGGACGTCATCGCGAAGTCGTCCGTGGAAGTCGGTCCTGCACTCTTCTTCTCGCTTCTCATCGTCACGCTTTCGTTTATTCCTGTGTTCGGCCTCGAGGCGCAAGAAGGCAAACTGTTTGCACCTCTCGCCTTCACAAAGACGTATTCGCTTGCCGCGGCAGCTGCACTTTCAATTACGCTGGTACCAGTGCTGATGGGTTACCTCATCAGGGGACGCATACCCAGCGAGGAGTCCAATCCAGTAAATCGGCTGCTTATCAAAGGCTACCGGCCACTTCTGGAAGCAACTTTGAAACATCCTTGGACAACGCTCGGCATGGCTTTGATTGCACTACTGCTGACGGCTATCCCTATTTCGAAACTGGGAGGAGAATTCCTTCCCCCATTGAATGAGGGGGACCTGCTGTACATGCCCTCAGCGCTTCCAGGGCTTTCTGCAGCGAAGGCCAGCGAGCTGCTCCAGCAAACAGACCGCCTCATCAAAACCGTTCCCGAGGTGGCCACTGTATTCGGCAAAGCTGGTCGCGCAGAGTCCGCGACCGACCCAGCTCCGATGGAAATGTTCGAAACGACGGTTCAGTTCAAACCACGAGACCAGTGGCGTTCGGGCATGACGCCAGAGAAGCTCGTAGAGGAGCTCGACAAAGTTGTGAAGGTTCCCGGGCTCTCGAATGTCTGGGTGCCGCCGATTCGCAATCGCATTGACATGCTCTCCACCGGCATTAAAACCCCAGTCGGTGTCAAAGTATCAGGCCCCGACCTGGCTCAAATCGACAAGATTACTACCGCAGTTGAGGCGGCAGTAAAGACAGTCCCAGGTGTCACCTCTGCCCTTGCTGAGCGGCTAAGCGGCGGCCGGTATATCGACATCGACATCGACAGACTTCGCGCAGCAAGGTACGGCATGAGCGTCGCGGACATACAGACCATCGTGTCGTCGGCAATCGGTGGTGAGAACGTTGGAGAAGTTGTCGATGGGCGCCAACGTTTTCCGATAAACGTACGCTATCCGCAGGACTATCGGAACTCTGTCCAGTCCTTGCGCGAGCTTCCCATCGTGACCGGACGTGGTGCCCAGATTCAGCTCGGCGACGTCGCATCGCTAAGTGTCACCGACGGCCCTCCCATGATTCGTAGCGAGAACGCAAGGCTTTCAGGATGGGTGTATGTAGACGTCCGCGGCGTTGACCTGTCGACAGCCGTTCGCGCGATGCAGGAGCAGGTGCATGACAAAGTGAAGCTGCCGCCTGGTTACGCCGTGGGATGGTCCGGGCAGTTCGAGTACATGGAACGTGCGGCCGGTCGGCTTAAGACAGTGGTGCCGCTTACCCTGCTGGTCATCTTCCTGCTGCTCTACCTGGCATTCCGTTCCACTGCTGAAGCCGCGCTGCTTATGCTGACCGTACCGTTCGCCCTAGTCGGAGGATTCTGGTTTATTTGGGCTCTCGGACATGCAGTATCGGTGGCAACGGCGGTTGGGTTTATTGCACTTGCAGGACTTGCTGCAGAGTTTGGCGTAGTGATGCAGGTGTACTTACGAAATTCACTTCAGGCTCGCCTAGATGGGGGACAGCCCCTGACACGCGAGTTGATTCTGGATGCGATACGTGAGGGCGCCCTGTTGCGAGTACGTCCCAAAGCAATGACTGTCGCGGTCATCCTTGCTGGCCTGCTCCCAATCATGTTCGGTGATGGTGCCGGGTCCGAGGTCATGCAGCGAATTGCCGCACCAATGGTCGGAGGGATGGTGACGGCGCCGCTTCTCTCGCTGTTCGTCATCCCAGCTGCTTGGCGTCTGCTGCAGGAGCGCGCTATACCAGGACGCTAG
- a CDS encoding heavy metal translocating P-type ATPase: MNAVIKPTVAAAAFTFPVGGMTCASCVGRVEKALKAVAGVERVAVNLATEKATVHVVSGVSPNTLYTAVEKAGYEVHSETFTLSVSGMTCASCVGRVEKALKNVPGVTDSSVNLATEKARVTAVGVTVEQLIGVVEKAGYHAVAATDASAQQDALQSGFPTWWPVAAAALLSLPLVLPMLLMPFGLDLALPGWLQLALATPVQFWLGARFYKAGWKALLARTGNMDLLVALGTTSAYGLSVYLLLTQGNHEGMSHLYFETSAVVITLVLLGKWLEARAKHQTVAALRALESLRATVALVRRGGHDAEIPVGQVVVGDLVIVRPGDRVPVDGKVVEGTSHLDESLLTGESLPVAKNVGDLVTGGAVNAEGMLVLQATAVGGDTMLSNIIRLVEDAQAVKAPIQRLVDKVSAVFVPVVLLISVVTFFGWGLLTGDWQQALLNAVAVQVIACPCALGLATPTSIMAGTGVAARYGILIKDAEALETAHAVNVVAFDKTGTLTEGKPAVVATEGIGRTENEVLSLAQAVQQYSDHPLAKAVEAEAQKSGVRRLPATNAQALPGRGVRADVQGATVFLGNRRLLEEIGVVLSDIDASAARHEAAGRTVSWLAVQQNGKVELAGLLAFGDTLKPSAKAAVSRLRDIGVASVMLTGDNAGSARSVAIAVGIDDFRAQVLPSDKADVVAALKSGGKVVAMVGDGINDAPALASADVGIAMSTGTDVAMHTAGITLMRGDPRLVADAIDISKKTYRKIQQNLGWAFVYNIVGIPLAALGYLNAIIAGAAMALSSVCVVSNALLLRRWKPAFAIGGK, encoded by the coding sequence ATGAATGCAGTCATCAAACCTACCGTCGCAGCGGCGGCCTTCACTTTCCCAGTGGGCGGCATGACGTGCGCCTCCTGTGTCGGCCGTGTTGAGAAAGCCTTGAAGGCCGTTGCTGGTGTAGAGCGCGTTGCTGTCAATTTGGCCACAGAAAAGGCGACCGTTCACGTTGTCTCAGGGGTGAGTCCCAATACGCTCTATACCGCTGTCGAAAAGGCTGGTTATGAAGTGCACAGTGAAACGTTCACACTCTCGGTCTCTGGAATGACGTGCGCATCCTGTGTGGGGCGTGTCGAGAAGGCACTCAAGAACGTGCCTGGCGTAACCGATTCCTCGGTGAATCTCGCGACCGAGAAGGCACGTGTCACCGCTGTCGGCGTGACAGTTGAGCAGTTGATTGGAGTTGTCGAAAAGGCCGGCTATCATGCTGTCGCCGCAACTGACGCCTCTGCTCAACAGGACGCTCTGCAGAGCGGTTTCCCAACTTGGTGGCCGGTTGCGGCGGCAGCGCTACTAAGTCTGCCGCTCGTGTTGCCGATGCTGCTTATGCCGTTCGGCTTAGACCTGGCTCTACCTGGCTGGCTGCAGCTGGCGTTGGCAACGCCAGTCCAGTTTTGGCTAGGCGCCCGATTCTATAAGGCTGGCTGGAAAGCTCTCCTTGCGCGTACAGGGAATATGGACCTCTTGGTCGCTCTCGGGACCACCTCGGCGTACGGGCTGTCGGTGTATCTACTTCTCACACAAGGCAATCATGAGGGGATGTCGCATCTTTACTTCGAGACCTCCGCCGTCGTGATTACGTTAGTTCTTCTCGGCAAATGGTTAGAGGCACGAGCGAAACATCAGACTGTCGCCGCATTGCGTGCCCTTGAGTCGTTACGTGCCACAGTCGCATTGGTACGACGAGGTGGCCATGATGCCGAGATTCCAGTTGGACAGGTCGTCGTTGGTGACCTGGTCATTGTCCGGCCAGGCGACCGTGTACCGGTCGATGGCAAGGTCGTCGAAGGTACCAGTCATCTTGATGAATCGCTGCTTACCGGCGAAAGCCTGCCGGTCGCGAAAAACGTCGGCGACCTGGTCACCGGTGGTGCAGTGAATGCCGAGGGCATGCTTGTCCTGCAGGCCACTGCGGTTGGCGGCGACACTATGCTGTCCAATATCATCAGGCTCGTCGAAGACGCGCAAGCGGTCAAGGCACCAATTCAGCGTTTAGTCGACAAGGTCAGCGCCGTGTTTGTACCGGTTGTTCTCCTTATTTCAGTTGTGACCTTTTTCGGGTGGGGCCTGCTGACGGGCGACTGGCAGCAAGCGCTACTCAACGCCGTAGCAGTGCAAGTTATCGCTTGTCCTTGTGCACTCGGTCTTGCGACTCCCACTTCGATAATGGCAGGAACTGGCGTCGCAGCACGTTACGGGATTCTCATCAAAGACGCGGAGGCGCTTGAGACAGCGCACGCAGTGAACGTGGTGGCTTTCGATAAGACCGGCACCCTGACTGAGGGCAAGCCAGCTGTGGTTGCTACCGAAGGAATTGGAAGAACCGAAAACGAGGTTCTCTCCCTAGCGCAGGCTGTCCAGCAATATAGTGACCACCCCCTTGCGAAGGCGGTTGAAGCAGAAGCTCAGAAGAGCGGAGTTAGGAGGCTTCCAGCCACGAATGCACAGGCACTTCCCGGTCGAGGCGTTCGCGCCGACGTCCAAGGGGCGACGGTTTTTCTGGGAAACCGTAGGCTGTTGGAGGAGATAGGCGTCGTGCTCAGCGATATTGACGCGTCGGCAGCGCGCCATGAAGCCGCCGGCCGAACGGTCTCTTGGCTTGCTGTGCAACAGAATGGCAAAGTCGAGCTGGCTGGATTGCTCGCGTTTGGGGATACGTTGAAGCCATCGGCCAAGGCTGCAGTGAGTCGTTTGAGAGATATCGGCGTGGCCTCAGTCATGCTTACCGGGGACAACGCTGGTAGCGCTCGAAGTGTAGCCATCGCTGTAGGTATAGACGATTTTCGTGCCCAGGTGCTCCCCTCTGACAAGGCCGATGTAGTAGCCGCGCTAAAGAGCGGTGGCAAGGTCGTCGCAATGGTAGGCGATGGCATCAACGACGCGCCGGCTCTTGCATCTGCAGACGTTGGGATTGCTATGTCTACCGGCACGGACGTAGCGATGCATACCGCAGGGATTACGTTGATGCGGGGAGACCCGAGGCTGGTTGCGGATGCTATCGACATATCGAAGAAGACGTACCGGAAGATTCAGCAAAATTTAGGCTGGGCCTTCGTGTACAACATTGTAGGCATACCACTTGCTGCCCTGGGCTACCTCAACGCAATCATTGCAGGAGCTGCAATGGCTCTCTCAAGCGTGTGCGTAGTATCGAACGCGCTGCTTCTCCGCCGGTGGAAGCCGGCCTTTGCTATCGGAGGTAAATGA
- a CDS encoding TolC family protein, giving the protein MLSIFTLYTSVLCATARKRHTLLAAVLLLTSSLANASPTLLTFDEALRLAAAASASAKASRASVAASSQAAARADQLPDPMLKLGLDNLPVSGPDKFRPNADFMTMRRIGIEQQWVSRDKRQARSERAQRATESAEGAYLEKVATVREEAGKAWLTVLYRQRAVVLSRSVARQMEQDLAALQAAHRGAKASASDVLQAKTELILSRDSIHAAEQELETARINLRRWTRTDIVGVADTPPELTTHVPTLPASDLERYHPTVLNARRAVSLADADKAVAVRERNPDWSFEAGFAQRSSQYSNMVSFGVSIPLTLNRTQRQDRDIAEKSELGTKARLEYEEALVDMQSTIQVQSAQLESRKRRIAQLNSELLPTVNQQGDLALADYRAGTGTLTAVFRAKRALLEKRLQVNALEEEAALIWASLELHLIPHDIATQSRAAQ; this is encoded by the coding sequence ATGCTTTCTATTTTCACGTTGTATACATCCGTGCTATGCGCCACTGCACGGAAACGCCACACCCTGCTCGCGGCTGTACTGCTTCTTACCTCGAGCCTAGCTAACGCCAGCCCAACGCTGCTCACGTTCGACGAGGCGCTACGTCTAGCGGCAGCTGCCTCCGCCTCTGCCAAGGCCTCTCGTGCTTCGGTCGCGGCAAGTTCTCAGGCGGCAGCAAGAGCCGACCAACTACCGGACCCGATGCTTAAGCTGGGCCTCGACAATCTGCCTGTGTCGGGTCCCGACAAATTCCGTCCCAATGCCGACTTCATGACAATGCGTCGGATTGGCATCGAACAGCAATGGGTCTCCCGAGACAAACGCCAAGCGCGGTCAGAACGCGCTCAACGCGCGACGGAGAGCGCTGAAGGTGCATACCTCGAAAAGGTCGCGACTGTACGCGAAGAAGCCGGCAAAGCTTGGCTAACTGTTCTGTACAGACAGCGGGCAGTAGTGCTATCACGGTCCGTTGCACGCCAGATGGAACAAGACCTCGCAGCCCTTCAGGCGGCACATCGCGGCGCCAAGGCTTCGGCTAGCGATGTGCTGCAGGCGAAGACGGAACTAATCTTGAGTCGCGACTCGATACACGCGGCGGAGCAGGAGCTGGAAACTGCGCGAATTAACCTGCGCAGATGGACGCGCACGGACATTGTCGGGGTGGCAGACACGCCCCCTGAACTCACAACACACGTTCCGACTCTGCCGGCCTCGGACCTTGAACGCTATCATCCTACCGTTCTCAACGCGCGCCGTGCAGTTAGCCTCGCTGACGCTGACAAAGCGGTGGCCGTCCGTGAGCGTAATCCTGATTGGTCGTTTGAAGCCGGCTTTGCCCAACGTAGCAGCCAGTACTCGAACATGGTGTCGTTCGGCGTGAGCATTCCGCTAACCCTCAACCGAACCCAGCGACAGGACCGTGACATCGCGGAGAAGTCCGAGCTCGGAACGAAAGCCAGACTGGAATATGAAGAAGCGCTGGTTGACATGCAGTCGACGATACAGGTGCAGTCGGCTCAACTCGAAAGCCGCAAGCGCCGTATTGCGCAGCTCAATTCGGAACTGCTCCCAACTGTCAATCAACAGGGTGACTTGGCACTTGCTGACTACCGCGCTGGCACAGGCACGTTGACTGCGGTTTTCAGGGCCAAGCGTGCTTTGCTCGAAAAGCGTTTGCAAGTGAATGCACTAGAAGAGGAAGCCGCCCTTATCTGGGCGAGCTTGGAGTTACACCTAATCCCGCATGACATCGCAACGCAATCGAGAGCAGCACAATGA
- the cueR gene encoding Cu(I)-responsive transcriptional regulator, with protein MNIGQAADASGVTAKMIRYYESIDLITAANRTDSGYRQYTTNDVQTLRFIKRSRDLGFSIERIKTLLSLWQDRGRHSADVKELAQRYIAELDEDIAKLQSIRAQLYHVANNCHGDSHPDCPILDELAKPHACA; from the coding sequence ATGAACATCGGACAAGCTGCCGACGCCTCAGGCGTTACCGCCAAGATGATTCGGTACTATGAAAGCATAGACCTGATTACGGCTGCGAATCGCACTGACTCTGGTTACCGTCAATACACTACGAATGACGTGCAAACCTTACGCTTCATCAAACGCTCTCGCGACCTGGGATTCTCAATTGAGCGCATCAAAACCTTGCTAAGCCTCTGGCAGGACCGCGGCCGACATAGCGCAGACGTGAAAGAGTTAGCCCAGAGATACATCGCTGAGCTCGATGAGGACATTGCGAAACTTCAGTCGATTCGGGCTCAGTTATACCACGTGGCCAACAACTGCCATGGCGACAGTCATCCAGATTGTCCGATTCTTGATGAGTTAGCGAAGCCACATGCCTGCGCTTAG
- a CDS encoding efflux RND transporter periplasmic adaptor subunit: MNKVNKSRVAVLIVAGSLLAYGGYWAGTRATVSGTGTSTRGTAPLTASPASNVDPATGKRVLYWHDPMVPGKRFDKPGKSPFMDMQLVPVYAEEGGEAAGVKISPSLQQNLGIRFATVRRAEQAASLELVGSTQFDESKAEVVQSRVAGFVDKLHVRAPQQQVKRGQAFASIYVPDWLAPQEEYLMLKRSGDTTLTAAARQRMRALSIPDSMVAAMDRTGRPQSHLSLSSPVSGVVTELAVREGAQVTPGMTIAKVIGMKTIWLLAEVPEAVIGSARPGMQVTATFGGDPQRTYQGKVREILPGVSTTTRTAQARLELDNKDGSLIPGMLMRVRLSAAKPESRLLVPSEAIIASGKRSIVFVADEKNSMRPVIVAPGREIGDETEILSGLSEGQRVVASGQFLIDSEANLKSILPKLVTDASMPPTDVSPSAPAPDAQPSPMPQMSMSPKTTDTKKPVQPSSPSHQGTGKVEQVTGEAITLSHGPIATLQWPAMTMDFKKPKPDSFKEIKVGQTVQFSFVESEDGYELKSVVAAAGGKP; the protein is encoded by the coding sequence ATGAACAAGGTCAACAAATCACGAGTTGCAGTCCTCATCGTCGCAGGTTCCCTTCTTGCCTATGGCGGCTACTGGGCGGGCACGAGAGCGACTGTATCGGGAACCGGTACTAGCACGCGCGGTACTGCGCCATTAACGGCCTCGCCAGCGTCTAACGTCGACCCAGCCACAGGGAAACGAGTCCTGTACTGGCATGACCCTATGGTCCCAGGCAAGCGCTTCGACAAACCAGGCAAGAGCCCTTTCATGGATATGCAGCTCGTCCCTGTGTACGCAGAGGAAGGTGGTGAAGCGGCCGGCGTAAAAATCTCACCGTCACTTCAACAAAACCTCGGCATTCGATTTGCGACCGTCCGGCGCGCCGAGCAAGCGGCTTCTCTTGAACTTGTAGGCAGTACCCAGTTCGATGAAAGCAAAGCCGAAGTTGTACAGAGCCGCGTGGCAGGCTTCGTCGATAAGCTACATGTACGCGCACCACAACAGCAAGTGAAGCGCGGACAAGCTTTTGCGTCTATCTATGTCCCAGACTGGCTGGCTCCGCAGGAGGAGTATCTGATGCTGAAGCGCAGCGGCGACACCACCTTAACGGCTGCAGCTCGCCAAAGGATGCGTGCCCTATCTATCCCAGACTCGATGGTGGCGGCCATGGACCGTACAGGTCGACCACAAAGCCACCTATCGCTCTCCTCTCCAGTTTCCGGCGTCGTCACCGAACTAGCGGTCCGAGAAGGGGCGCAGGTTACGCCTGGGATGACGATTGCAAAAGTCATCGGTATGAAAACGATTTGGCTGCTTGCTGAAGTGCCAGAGGCAGTTATCGGTTCAGCGCGTCCTGGTATGCAGGTAACCGCAACCTTCGGCGGAGACCCACAGCGCACTTACCAGGGCAAAGTACGTGAGATTCTGCCAGGCGTAAGTACCACCACCCGGACAGCCCAAGCTCGACTGGAATTGGACAATAAGGATGGGAGCTTGATTCCGGGAATGCTTATGCGAGTCAGGCTCAGCGCTGCGAAACCTGAATCCCGTCTCCTTGTTCCATCCGAGGCCATCATCGCGTCGGGTAAACGCTCCATCGTTTTTGTTGCTGACGAGAAGAACAGCATGCGCCCAGTGATTGTCGCTCCAGGACGAGAAATCGGCGACGAAACTGAGATTCTCAGTGGGCTGAGCGAAGGCCAGCGCGTAGTAGCGTCTGGTCAATTCTTGATTGATTCGGAAGCGAATCTGAAGTCGATACTGCCGAAGCTTGTGACCGACGCCTCGATGCCCCCTACAGACGTCAGTCCAAGCGCACCGGCACCGGACGCGCAACCAAGTCCAATGCCACAGATGTCGATGTCCCCTAAGACGACAGATACGAAGAAACCTGTCCAACCATCGTCACCATCCCACCAAGGAACTGGCAAAGTCGAACAGGTAACTGGCGAAGCGATAACGCTGTCGCATGGCCCTATCGCCACTCTGCAGTGGCCTGCAATGACGATGGACTTTAAGAAGCCGAAGCCTGATTCGTTCAAGGAAATCAAGGTTGGCCAGACCGTCCAGTTCTCGTTTGTCGAAAGCGAAGACGGTTATGAGCTCAAAAGCGTTGTGGCCGCGGCCGGAGGTAAGCCATGA